The DNA region ATAGATCTGATTTACAAGAGTCGTGATTCCAATATTTATTGTAGCCACGCCTCCACTGCGAAGAGTTAAAGAGGTGTCTGATAGGAAACATGTCATTAGCATATTCCTGTTCAGACGTAGAAAGGTTGGTAATGTCCTCCCCTCGGAATGTCCTCACTACACGATCTTCGGGAACTGACAGAACGGCGTCCTCTCTATCAGCGTCATCAGAGACGCACTTCTCCATGTCCAAGTAATACCAGCGCCGGATTTTGCGCCCTCTGGTATCTTTCGTCTCTACTGGTTTTCCTGCCTTCAAAGATTGGAAGAGTGAAGTCAACCGTTGCTGACCATCTAGCACAAGGACGTCTGGTTTTACATTCCGAATTGCCTCATCGGCACTTCTATCGGGCGTGGCTTGAAACTGACATCAGGCCCACCAGTTTCCAGCGTCATTACAGCACCGATGGGAAACGACAGTGAAACGCTGGCTATCAGGTCTCGGATGTGATGGTCATCTCACACCCAGCCACGCTGGAAATCAGGGAGTTGAGTTTTCCCGTTGCTAACGTTATTCAGCATATCTTCTATGCGAAGTTTGGTACTGTCGAAACTTGCGACATTCATTAGTCAACCTCATTTCCTACGATTTCAATGCCACAATGATGTTCAGAAAGTTAACATAATACCGCGCCTCAATCCCTCGACATACGCCTCCTCGCTCTCACCCCAAACGCCGCCCCGCGAGCAAAAGGATAAACAGGCAGACCGCCACAAGAAATGCGATTATACATCCGCGCCTATACGCCTATTTTCGAGCGTACTGCCCCGCATGCTCGCCGGCTATTTTGCCGAAGACGGCGCCTGCCATCAGCCCTGAGCCGCCGGGGTAGTTGTTGTAGAACAAGCCGCCCGTCAGCTCTCCGGCTGCGTATAGCCCCGGTATCGGCGCGTCTTCGGTGTCGATTACTTGCGCTTGGGCGTTTATCTTCAAGCCGCCGAAGGTGAATGTCAGACCGCAGGTTACCGCGTAGCCCATGTATGGCGGCTCGTCGAGCGTCAGCGCCCAGTTCGACTTCGGCGGGTCGATGCCCTCGGTGCGCTTGCCGTCCAGTGCGGTCGGGTTGTAGTCGCCCGGCTGCACGGCGGCGTTGTACTCTGCGACCGTTTGCGACAACGATTCCACATCGATGCCAAGCCCGTCCGCCAGTCCTTCTATCGTGTTCGATTCCACAAGCGACGCCTGCGGGATGAAGTACTCGTCGCGCAGCAGGTGCTTCGTCTTCTGGTCGAACAGCTGAAACGCCACGCGCTGCGGCTGCGCCAGAATCTCCTTGCCGTATTTGGCGTAGGTGTAGTTCCGCAAATCCGCGCCTTCGTCCACGAAGCGCTTGCCTTCGACATTCACGATAAGGCCAAACGGATACGAGTGCTTTTGGAACAAGTCCGCGATGTTGCGGTCGCCGAATGCCGGCGCGTTCATATCCCACGCCACCGCATGGCAGCCGCTCCAGTGCCCGTAGGATTGCGCGCCGATGTCCAGCGCCATGCGGATACCGTCGCCCGTGTTGAACTGCGTGCCGCGAACTTTCGCCAATTCCCAACCGGGTCCCAAATAGCGCGTGCGCATCTCGGTGTTCGACTCGAAGCCGCCGCACGCCAGTACTACCGCGTTCGTGTCGATGTCGCGGAATCCGTCGGCGTCTCGCACGGTCAGCCCGGTGATGCCGCCGCGATTGTCGGTGTTCAGGCTGTGCGCCTTCGTGCCGTACAGCACCGGCACGCCCTTGCGCTCCAGTATCTCGAATTCTTGGTCGGTCAGTCCCTTGCCTGCGCCGACCGCCTCCACGATGAGACCGCCCCAGAAGCGCAGCTTGCCTTCATGCCGGAACGCCTGCCTGCCGTACGCTAAAATCCAGCGCACGCCTTGCTCTTGCATCCACTTCATCGCCGGGTACGACTGCGATACCAGCGCCTGCGCCAACTCCGGGTCGGACAGCCCTTCGGTAACGCGCATCAGGTCGTCGTAGAACTGCGCCTGAGTATATCTGCCGACATCGATGGTCTCGCGCTCGTCCTCACCAATCTCCGGGATGATGCCGAGTATGTCCTCGATGCCGTCGTAGGCGAAGCGGAACAGCCCGCCCGTGAAGAATGAGTTGCCGCCGCGTAAATACTCCGGCGCGCGCTCCAGCACAAGCACGGAAGCGCCTTCGTCAGCCGCCGCCATCGCCGCACAAAGTGCGGCATTGCCTGCGCCCGCCACTACAACATCGTATCGTTCGTTCGCAGCCATAGATATTTGTACCTCGTTGTTAAATTGCCATTCTTGCTTGTGGACATTCCTACCTGTAAGGAAGGGACATATCATCGCGGCGCATTGTATCACTCTGCCTAGTGCCGTTGCATGGCTATGATTGAGTACGATGATTGAAGAAGGGGCTGCCGTTCAGCGAACTTGCCATTCCTTGACACTTATCCCTGCCCTGTGTATAAACTTTTTATAAGGATACGACGAATTGCTACTTGAGAAACGATCACAATGAGAGCCATCCCCGCGTCCACAATCGTTATTGTATTTGCGTCCTTGATACTCGCGTCATTCATGGCATCCGGCGGCGCAGCGGCGCAGACGGGCTGCGGCATTCAGTTGCTCACATCCAACACTGTCCAGGGAAGCTGGACGTCCGACTGCACCTCACAATATCGCCAAGACTCTTACGCCCGCTCCTACTCCCTCAGACTTACCGAGCCGGCGGAAGTAACGATAACCCTCGAATCCGAGGCCGACCCATATCTCTTCCTGCACAGCGAACAAGGCGACTTCATCGATGAAAACGACGACATCGACTTGGACGTCCGAAACTACAACTCTCGTATCATCGCAAGTCTTTCCGCAGGCAGCTACACCATCGAAGCCACCACATACCTCGAGCGCGTGACCGGCGATTTCACATTGACCGTAACCGGCGTGGACTTCAGCGCGTCCGACGACAACGATCGTGCCGCCCTAACCGCCCTCTACCACGCCACCGACGGCGATAACTGGCGGCGCAACGACAATTGGCTCACGAATGCGCCGCTGGACGAGTGGTACGGCGTGGAGACTGATGGCAAGAGGTGGATCCACAATCTGAGCCTCAACGACAACCAACTTACAGGGCAACTCCCACTTGAATTGGGCGGACTCTATAATCCGAAAGGATTGGACTTCGGAAATAACCAACTAACGGGTCCTATACCCTCCCAATTGGGAAACCTCAATCTGGCACTCCTAAACTTGAGTAACAACAAACTGACAGGGACCATCCCATCGGAATTGTCCCGAATGACCAATTTAGTGGAGCTTGACCTCCATTCGAACAGACTTGAAGGTACGATACCACCAACACTGGGCAATCTGACTAATCTGACTTTCTTGTATCTGCCGGACAATCTTTTAATAGGAACGATACCGCCGGAATTGGGCAGTCTAACCCATTTAGAGGTACTGAGTCTGGAATACAATAGACTATGGGGCGAACTTCCCCGCAACTTGACTGCTTTGACGCATCTGAGGTCGTTCGAGTACTTTGAGAACGCTGGCCTCTGCCTGCCGGACGATGCTGCATTCCAAGAATGGATGCAATCAGTCAGTGATGATGTAGATATTTCGATTTGCATCCCACTCTCCACGACACCTGACGCGCGGGATGTTGAAGTGCTGACCACGCTTTACAACACCACCAACGGCGATAACTGGAGGGACAATACCAATTGGTTCAGCGAGCAACCGTTGCAGTACTGGAAAGGCGTAACCATAAACTCTGACGGGCGTGTCATCATACTAGACCTTGACTCAAATGACCTGTCAGGTCACATACCGGCAGAATTAGGTGACTTGGATGCTCTTGAAGAGTTGACGCTTGGCAGTCAATTGAGAGGCGCTATTCCCTCGGAGTTGGGCAATCTCACTCGCTTGGAACTACTCGATCTTTCCAACAACGAATTGACAGGTGCTATTCCTCTCAAACTAAGTAACCTCACCAATCTGAAATATCTGGAACTCTTCAACAACCATCTGACAGGACATATTCCTCCCGAGCTAGGTGACCTCTCTATGTTGGACTCACTGAGACTCGATGGCAACCAACTGGCAGGAACTATTCCTTCTGAATTGGCAAAACTCATTAACTTGACAGATCTGAGCTTAAATGAGAACGAACTAACTGGCTCCATTCCTCCTGAGTTAAGCAACCTCGCCGCGCTTATGTATTTGAGCCTGGACGACAACCAACTGACGGGCGATATACCGTCTGCGCTAGGTAATCTCGATGGACTGCGTTGGCTGTTGCTCGATCATAACCAACTTACCGGCACAATCCCTCCCGAGATAGGAAATCTCACCGATCTAAGGTATGTGCGCTTCGCCGGCAACCAACTAACTGGCTGCGTCCCCGCCGCTCTGCGGGAAGTTAATAGCAATGACTTCGACGAACTCGGCTTGCCCTTCTGCGAAGACGCCCAGCCGCCAACGCCAATGCCTGGTAATCCTATACCCGAAGGCTGCACACTTCAGAGCATCGTCGGCAGTGACTCTACCATCGATGATGCCTGGACGAGCGACTGTGTGTCACAGAATAGAATGGAGAATGGCGAGCACTATGCGAAGTTCTTTGGCTTCACTGTAGATAGAACATCGTCGATAGATATCACGCTTGTATCGCGGACGGACACCTATATGTTCTTGCTCGACGAATATGGCATGGTCGTGGAGGAGAACGACAACTACGACCACAACATATTCGACCTGCACCCGAGAAGCTCCGGCATTCGGATAACGCTTGATCCCGGCAATTACATTGTCGAAGCCACGACTTACGCGAACGAGGCGACGGGCGATTTCACGCTGACTATCGCCAGCCCGGATATTACCGCGCTAAGGGCGCTCTACCACTCCACGAATGGCGCGGACTGGACAAATAACGATAATTGGCTGACTGACGCGCCGCTCTCCGAATGGCACGGTGTAACGACTGACGACGAGGGTAGCGTGACGGAGATCTACCTTATCGGCAACAATCTGGTGGGCACGATTCCCGCCGAGTTAGGAGGCATGTATAACCTCGAAGGCTTGTATCTCGCACGCAACCAACTCAGCGGCGCGATTCCGCCGGAACTCGGCAACCTGCATAATCTCGAAACACTGATGTTGTTCAGAAACGAACTGAGCGGTGCGATCCCGTCGGAACTCGGTAGTCTCGCAAGCCTCAAAGAGTTGCACCTGGGGCGTAACCAACTGAGCGGCGCAATTCCGGTAACGCTGGGCAATCTGCAAAACTTAACGAGGTTGCACATGACAGTAAACGAACTGAGCGGCGTCATTCCGGCATCTCTAGGCAATCTCACGGAGCTTCGCCAGCTCTCCATCGCGTCCAACAACCTTAGCGGTCCGATACCCACGGAGATAGCGGACCTGTCAAATCTCACCCATATATATCTATGGGACAATAACCTCTTGGCAGGCAGGTTCGTCAACAGCTTGGACAGGATGACCGAGCTGCGTTTCCTAGACATAGGCGGCAACAACATTGACGGCGAGGATGTGCTTGCCGAGCTATACGCGCTCCACAACCTGACTGGCTTGGGCATCCATAACAGCTATATCACGGACGATCATATGTCAGCGTACATGGACGACCTGCAGGCGCTCGACCTAGAGTTCCTGAATCTCAGCGAAAATAATCTGTCGGACTTGCAGACGCTGGTGGATCTGTCCGAAATCGAGACAATCCAGCGGCTCGTAATACACAGCAACGACCTGAGCGGCGAGTTGCCGCGCACTATGACGCGCTTGACGCTGATGCGCCTCTTCTACTTCCACGCTAACGCGGGGCTGTGCGCGCCAACGGACGACGAGTTCCAAGACTGGTTGCGCGGCATCCGCGATGTTCTGGGCGACATTTGTACCGATGGCAGCCCGACGGATGCGCCAGCACAGCAATCATCAGGCGGTGAATACGCCGCAATGATGTCCATATCAGGCGAAGCAGAGGACAATCACAGCTTGCTGTCCCGCTAGTCAGCGGGCGGCGACTAAACCACATATTCCCATATCATATCTATGGCAGTCACACCAGCGCAAAGGACAGCGAATGACTACGAATGCCCACCGCTCACACGGACAACCTGGACTCGCTCGGAATGATACTCACAATCACGACAACGGAGATCAGCACGACAACGACGGGGAACAGGCGGCGCGCAGTGATGGCGGACACAGCCACTGCGGCGAAGCAAGGTTCAGCGTGGAGGAAGCCCTAGAGCGCATTCTCCGACACTTCCAGCCGTTGGAAGCCGTGCGTGTGCCATTGCTCGAGGCGCTGGGGCAGGTGCTAGCCGAAGACGCGCTGGCAAGCCACGACATCCCGCCACTTGACAACTCCGCGATGGACGGCTATGCGCTGCAGGCGGCAGATTTGCAGGGCGCATCGGCGAACGGCCCGATAACGCTACAAGTGTCGGGCACCATCGCGGCGGGCGAGCTGCCAACCATCGAAGTTACGCAAGGCAACGCCGTGCGCATTATGACCGGCGCGCCCGTACCGGACGGCGCCGATGCCGTTGTGCCATTCGAGGTCACGGACGAGATGGAGCGACGCGCGTCCGGCGCAACGCTCTCGGAAATCGGCGTACGCTATCAGGCGGCGGTCGGTGACCACATTCGTCCGGCTGGGCAGGATGTGCGTAATGGCGAGATAGTGCTGTCAGCGGGAACCATGCTCCGCCCATCGGAAATCGGCGTTCTGGCATCGCTCGGATATGATGCGGTGAGCGTGCTGCGCCGTCCCGTCATCGCCATTCTCGCTACCGGCAACGAGCTGCTCGAACCGGGCGCGCCGTACAGCCGAGGCATGATATACGACAGCAACACATACTCCGTCGCCGCCACCGTGCTCCGCTTTGGAGGCGTCCCCAAGCTCATCGGCATAGCCCGCGACAACCTTGAATCTATGAACGCCAGCCTGCGTGCCGGGCTAGACTCCGACATGCTGGTAACATCGGCGGGCGTGTCCAATGGCGACTACGACATGGTGAAGGATGTGCTGGCGCAGCACGGCGAGATAGACTTTTGGTCGGTGCGGATGCGTCCCGCCAAGCCGCTCGCCTTCGGCGTGTTGAACGCAGACGAGGGCAGGAAAGTGCCGCTGCTTGGTCTGCCCGGCAATCCGGTCAGCGCGATTGTCGCATTCGAGCAGTTCGGCAGGGCAGCGATACGCCGCATGCTCGGCAAACCCGACATGCCCAAGCCGACAATCAGCGCTGTCCTAGACGAGCCAATACACAACGGCGACGACCGGCGAGTGTACGCGCGCGCAGTAATTCGCCGCGAAAACGGCGAATATCGCGCGTCGCTAACCGGCGAGCAAGGCTCCAACCTGCTCACATCGATGGCGCGCGCTAACGGACTTGCTATCTGCCCGGAGAACGTCCCCGTCAAGCAACCGGGCGAGACCGTCCAAGTCCAAATGCTAGATTGGTCAGAAGATACTTTATAGCAGCCAGACATCGCGCTGCCGCTCGCAAATTGCCCTCTCTCTCAACAGGAAGATTTATCGCAACGAGGGAGAGGCAATAGTGCAGGGCTGGCGATGCGGCGAATGCGTCTATCATCCACCAAATCCATTCGATAAGCACCTTCTCGCGACCAATCACGAACACACGGAACAATCTCAAACATCCTGTACTGACCAACCACACCGGAGGGCACCAACCTTGACCAGCGAAGAAATCACGCAGAGCAGCGATGGCAGTGGAAGTAGCCGCAAGTTCATCATATCTGAAGAGCATGCGGCGGAAATCGGCGCGGCATTGCCGCTGATGATAGCCAACCGTCTCGGCTACATGGACAGGCAGGCGCTCGAAGAAGAGCCGACCGTTGAATCCGACATCGCTCCCTATATCGACCTCATCGTCGCCAGCAGCAGCCACGACGCGGACTACCTACTGCCCGACACGCCGCTCAAGGAAGCCGTCTTTCGCATCATCTTAGCCAACGGCAACGAGCCAATGAGCGCCCAGCAGATAAGCGAAATCCTAACCGAGCGCTGGGCAATGTCCGCCTACCCGCGCAACCTATCCGTCGAAGTGATAGCCCGCCTATTGGAAAACAGCGCGAATTACTGCATCGTCCCGGTTGGGGAGCCGACTGAAAACTCTGCGATGTAATGTAGCAAGAGAATAGCTGTTGACATCAGACAAATGGAAATCGCAAGCTTCATAATCGGATTAGGCGGTCTTATCGTATCGGGCATCAGCTTAACACTGGCGCTGAAAGCTCGCTCCACTGCCATATCCGCAGAGAAAGCCTCTGACGCAGCACGCCAAGCCGTCTTTCAAACGATAGCTATATCCGAATTGACGCAGGCGATTGCTCTGGTAGAACTCTTGAAGGAACTCCATAAGAATAATGATTTCAACCGGGCGCTTGATAGATATACTCAATTGCGCCAACTGATTACCGCTTTGCAGACAAGCCAGACAGAGGAAGATGTAACCCGTTTTGATAATGCTATAATCCAATTGATGGATATTGAGACGACTGTTAGGAAATCTGTCTATACGGGAACGCAGATTGACGCTGCAAAAATTGACTCCGGTCTTTTGAAAATACAGCAACTGCTTGACGAAGCCCGCGTGAAGCAAGAGCAACGTGTTACTGGCGCGTCGGACATTGGAGGGCGTTCGTGATGACAACGATGCAGGAAAAAACCGCTCAATTGATTACCACCCTCACAGAAAAAACTTCACAGAATAGAATTGAGTGGGAAAAGACGCCGTCTGAACGCATCTACAAAGTGCAATTCAACGGCGACGCAGTCTTCATAAGAGAGCATGAACCTTCTCAGTTAGGAAATAAGGCATACTCTCTGAGTATAGTGGACGACAGCGGGCAAGTGGTTGAGATTATTCGCCAACAGCCTGGCGATGATAACTACACGCGACTAGCGCAAATGTACATCGTATCCAGAAGGTCAGCAGAATACAACGCCGAGGCGAGCCTTGACCGCTTGCTCCAAGAACTCGAAAGCAGATAACGCGCTCATACGCTGGTCGTTATCCCACATCCCCCAGCTGCGCCGCCACCGTACGCCGTGTGAAATCCGCCAGTGCCTTGATCGCGGTTTCTAAGGCGGGCTCCCAGTTAGGGGATAGGGATTCCATTGGGAGGCGCACTTGGGTGTTGCCGATTTCGGCTTGACGGCTTAGCGCTCGCTGCATTGCTCGGCGCGCACCGCCTATCTCGCCGCCGTAGCGCAGCACTACTCGGTTGCGCTCGCGCGTTACCGACTCTATGCCCGCTTGCTTGGCGTACAAGCGCAACCTCGTTGCGTACAGCAAGTTGCGCACTTGCCACGGCAAGGGACCGAACCTGTCTCGCAGTTCGTCTTCAATCTCGCCTACGCGCGCCTTCACCGCATCGTCATCGCCTTTACTGTCTTGCGCAGGTTCTGACGTGTTCAGCGTTACGATGCGCTGGTACATTCGCAGGCGCGATGGCAAGTCTTCGATGTAGTCTTCCGGGATGCTCGCGGGTACGCCGATGTCCAATGTCGGTTCGGCCGGTTCGCTTTCGGATGGTGTCGCGCTGCCGTCCATCGGCTTGGTCGTGGCGCTGCCGTTCGATGTTGCGCCGGGCATATCGCCGTTCGCAGCGCCGTTCTGCTGACCACGCGCGCGCAGTTCTTCCACCGCGTTCGATAGCAGCCGCGTGTACAGGTCGAACCCGACCGCGTGGATGTTGCCGCTCTGCTCTGCGCCCAGGATGTTGCCCGCGCCGCGTATCTCTAAGTCCTTCATCGCGATGCGGAATCCCGCGCCTAATTCGCTGGCATCCAGCATGGCTCGCAGTCGCTTTTCGGCAGGTTCAGTTAGGCTGCCCGACGGCGGCACCAGCAAGTAGCAGTATGCCCGCCTCGCGCTGCGTCCGACTCGTCCGCGCAGTTGGTACAACTGCGACAGTCCCAGCGTATCCGCGCGGTTGATGATGAGCGTGTTCACATTCGGGATGTCCAGCCCGGATTCGATGATGGTTGTGCACACAAGAACATCTAGGTTGTGTTCAGCGAACTCCAGCATCACGTCTTCAAGTTCACCTTCGCCCATTTGTCCATGCGCCACACCGACGCGCGCTTCGGGCACGAGCTGCCCGATGTACCGCGCCATATAGTCGATGTTGTACACCCGATTGTGCAGGAAATACACCTGTCCTTGTCGGTCTATCTCGCGCAGTATCGCCTCTCGTGTGAGCGCGTCGCTGATTTCCGAGACATAGGTCTTGATGGGCAGGCGCTCTTCCGGCGGTGTCTCCATCGTGCTCATATCACGCACGCCGGCGAGCGCCATGTGCAGGCTACGCGGTATCGGCGTGGCGGTCAGCGTCAGCACATCCACTTCTTCGCGCATCCGCTTCAGACGCTCTTTATGCGCCACGCCAAAGCGCTGCTCTTCGTCCACGATGACCAATCCCAATTCTTTGAACCGCACATCGCGTTGTATCAGCCGGTGTGTGCCGATGCAGATGTCCACCTCGCCCTTTGACAGCCGCTCGACGACATCCCGCTGCTCTTGCGGCGTGCGGAAGCGGCTCAACACTTCGACGCGCGTGGGGAATGCGCTGAGCCGCTGCGAGAATGTAGCGTAGTGTTGCTGCGCCAAAACGGTTGTGGGCACGAGCACCGCGACCTGCTTACCGTCCATCACAGCCTTGAACGCCGCGCGCAACGCGATCTCAGTCTTGCCGTAGCCGACATCGCCGCATACCAGCCGGTCCATCGGTTTGAGCGATTCCATGTCCGCCTTCACTTCGTCGATGGTGCGCTGCTGGTCTGGCGTTTCCTCAAACGGGAACGACTCTTCCAGTTCGGATTGCCACTGCGCGTCCGGCACGAACGAATGCCCCTCGGCGAGTTCGCGGGCGGCGTAAAGCGCCAGCAGTTCGGACGCCATCTCTCGCGTGGAGCGTTCGGCGCGCTGTTTGGCACGGCGCCATTCCTGCGTGCCGAGCCGCGTCAGGCTGGGCGGACGGTCCATCGGCGCGATGTACGGCGCTACGCGGTCTAGGTGCTCCAACGGCACATATAACTTGTCGTCGTTCGCGTATTCGATGGCGAGATATTCGCGGTCGTTGTCGTCGCTTTCATCGCCCTTGGCGCCGCGCACCGTGCCTGCGAATTTGCCGATGCCGTGTTCTACATGCACCACATAATCCCCCGGCGAAAGCTCGGACAGGAATGCGTCGCGTGCAGCCGTAACGGACCTGCGCCGCGTGCGCCGCTGCTTCGCCACGCCGAATATCTCAACATCGCTGAACACGACGAGCCGACCGGATTGGCTCGCATCGTCATGAAGTGGCAGCGAGAATCCGTCGCTCAGCCCGCCCGCCGCTGACTGCATCAACGTTATGCTGCCTGCGGACGGGGCGTGATCCAGACTGTCCGCCAGCGTTACATCGACGCCCTCGCCGGCGAATATCTCGGACAAGCGGCGCGAGTGGCTGCTTACTGCTATCACGGTGGCGCTGTATTCCTCGCTCAGCTCCCACACATCCTCTACAAATCGCTCCAGATTGCCGTAATAGTTCGCTGCCGCAAGGAATGGCAATTTGATGTCGATGGCATTGCCTGAATCATCGGCGGCATTACGCGCCGTGCCGTTCAGCTTGCTTGCTCCGTTCGCACCGGCGTTGTTAGAACCCTGTGTGCTGTCTGTGCCGGGTAGGGCAGGCATGGGTGCATTGTCTTCCCAAGGGGATACGACTTGTGAGCTTACGCACAGGTTGAGCCTCTGCCCGAATTGCGCGAACTGCGCCTCAACATCGTTCCATGAAAGGTGCGACGACGGGAAGTTGCGCGGCAGTTCGCCTCGCGCTTCTTTCGTCTCGCGCAGCTGATGCCCGCGTTCTTGTATTTCCCAGGCGGCGTCCGCGATTTCGTCGGGCTTGTATGCGACCAGCAGCGCGTTTGCATTTCCGTCGTCGCTGCGGCAGTCGGCAAAGTAGTCGGCAATACCACTTTGATTGAAGAAGCCTGCGTAAAATCCTTGCTCTTCGACATTCTGCCCTTCCATCAGTAGTTCGAGCTCTTCGCGGATACGCGCTTGCACGCTCGGTGTACAGTTGCCCACATCCACGAATGCGGCGAGGCGTTCCAGGTCGCCGTATGGCGTCATGGACGGCAGGATTTCGTGCGCGGGCGAGACTTGCACGGTATCCACGACCTCGCCGGAACGCTGAGTCGCGGGATCGAAGTGCCTTATGCTGTCAATCTCGTTGCCCCAAAGTTCGATGCGCGCGGGCATATCGGCGGCGACGGGGAAAATGTCTATGATGCCGCCGCGCCTGCTGACCACGCCCGGCGCGTACACGGCGGACTCAAAGCGATAGCCTATCCGCCGCCAAAGGTCTAGCATGTCCGAAAGCTCGACCTGCTCGCCGCGCCGCAAAGTATGGTTGCCGCCTTCCATGACAT from Chloroflexota bacterium includes:
- the mfd gene encoding transcription-repair coupling factor translates to MTLGILREFMRGVPEYRRLRDGMRGGARRLTMKTTAKSAAFTLAALRQDVDAPTLVVAPRPEDARRLYEQLLAWCGDDDEGLLHFTESEILPFERLDSDTETVQQRLRALSAVSDFVARQETTMPAGVPGGAAAARAARADSDAFVRESARESTRQGANGHRSTVTVSTSDKTSPPLVVASVGALMQRTLARDVMEGGNHTLRRGEQVELSDMLDLWRRIGYRFESAVYAPGVVSRRGGIIDIFPVAADMPARIELWGNEIDSIRHFDPATQRSGEVVDTVQVSPAHEILPSMTPYGDLERLAAFVDVGNCTPSVQARIREELELLMEGQNVEEQGFYAGFFNQSGIADYFADCRSDDGNANALLVAYKPDEIADAAWEIQERGHQLRETKEARGELPRNFPSSHLSWNDVEAQFAQFGQRLNLCVSSQVVSPWEDNAPMPALPGTDSTQGSNNAGANGASKLNGTARNAADDSGNAIDIKLPFLAAANYYGNLERFVEDVWELSEEYSATVIAVSSHSRRLSEIFAGEGVDVTLADSLDHAPSAGSITLMQSAAGGLSDGFSLPLHDDASQSGRLVVFSDVEIFGVAKQRRTRRRSVTAARDAFLSELSPGDYVVHVEHGIGKFAGTVRGAKGDESDDNDREYLAIEYANDDKLYVPLEHLDRVAPYIAPMDRPPSLTRLGTQEWRRAKQRAERSTREMASELLALYAARELAEGHSFVPDAQWQSELEESFPFEETPDQQRTIDEVKADMESLKPMDRLVCGDVGYGKTEIALRAAFKAVMDGKQVAVLVPTTVLAQQHYATFSQRLSAFPTRVEVLSRFRTPQEQRDVVERLSKGEVDICIGTHRLIQRDVRFKELGLVIVDEEQRFGVAHKERLKRMREEVDVLTLTATPIPRSLHMALAGVRDMSTMETPPEERLPIKTYVSEISDALTREAILREIDRQGQVYFLHNRVYNIDYMARYIGQLVPEARVGVAHGQMGEGELEDVMLEFAEHNLDVLVCTTIIESGLDIPNVNTLIINRADTLGLSQLYQLRGRVGRSARRAYCYLLVPPSGSLTEPAEKRLRAMLDASELGAGFRIAMKDLEIRGAGNILGAEQSGNIHAVGFDLYTRLLSNAVEELRARGQQNGAANGDMPGATSNGSATTKPMDGSATPSESEPAEPTLDIGVPASIPEDYIEDLPSRLRMYQRIVTLNTSEPAQDSKGDDDAVKARVGEIEDELRDRFGPLPWQVRNLLYATRLRLYAKQAGIESVTRERNRVVLRYGGEIGGARRAMQRALSRQAEIGNTQVRLPMESLSPNWEPALETAIKALADFTRRTVAAQLGDVG
- a CDS encoding FAD-binding dehydrogenase: MAANERYDVVVAGAGNAALCAAMAAADEGASVLVLERAPEYLRGGNSFFTGGLFRFAYDGIEDILGIIPEIGEDERETIDVGRYTQAQFYDDLMRVTEGLSDPELAQALVSQSYPAMKWMQEQGVRWILAYGRQAFRHEGKLRFWGGLIVEAVGAGKGLTDQEFEILERKGVPVLYGTKAHSLNTDNRGGITGLTVRDADGFRDIDTNAVVLACGGFESNTEMRTRYLGPGWELAKVRGTQFNTGDGIRMALDIGAQSYGHWSGCHAVAWDMNAPAFGDRNIADLFQKHSYPFGLIVNVEGKRFVDEGADLRNYTYAKYGKEILAQPQRVAFQLFDQKTKHLLRDEYFIPQASLVESNTIEGLADGLGIDVESLSQTVAEYNAAVQPGDYNPTALDGKRTEGIDPPKSNWALTLDEPPYMGYAVTCGLTFTFGGLKINAQAQVIDTEDAPIPGLYAAGELTGGLFYNNYPGGSGLMAGAVFGKIAGEHAGQYARK
- a CDS encoding molybdopterin molybdotransferase MoeA, producing the protein MTTNAHRSHGQPGLARNDTHNHDNGDQHDNDGEQAARSDGGHSHCGEARFSVEEALERILRHFQPLEAVRVPLLEALGQVLAEDALASHDIPPLDNSAMDGYALQAADLQGASANGPITLQVSGTIAAGELPTIEVTQGNAVRIMTGAPVPDGADAVVPFEVTDEMERRASGATLSEIGVRYQAAVGDHIRPAGQDVRNGEIVLSAGTMLRPSEIGVLASLGYDAVSVLRRPVIAILATGNELLEPGAPYSRGMIYDSNTYSVAATVLRFGGVPKLIGIARDNLESMNASLRAGLDSDMLVTSAGVSNGDYDMVKDVLAQHGEIDFWSVRMRPAKPLAFGVLNADEGRKVPLLGLPGNPVSAIVAFEQFGRAAIRRMLGKPDMPKPTISAVLDEPIHNGDDRRVYARAVIRRENGEYRASLTGEQGSNLLTSMARANGLAICPENVPVKQPGETVQVQMLDWSEDTL